The genomic interval CGGGAGGCTGGCGAAAGCCAGGGGTTCACGGTAGAGAATACCCGCACGGTCACCATCGATGGTGAGCGGGTGAGCAGTACCCGGATTCGCGACCGGCTGGGCCTGAACCGACTGGCCGAAGCGGAAGCGCTTCTGGGCCACGCCTACCGGATCACCGGTCGCGTGGTGTACGGGCGTCAACTCGGGCGCGAAATCGGGGCGCCAACAGCCAATATTCTGCTTAAGCGCATGGCGCCCCTGAAGGGCGTTTACGTCGTCAGCACGACGCTTGATGACGGTTTGACCTACGATGGCGTCGCCAATATCGGCCTGAGGCCAACGGTGGATGGCAAGCAGCCGGCGCTGGAAGTGCACCTGTTTGACTTTGCTGGCACACTCTATGGTCGCCAAATCGACGTTGTGTTTCGTGAGGCCCTGCGCGAGGAGATCAAATTCGGCTCCGTGGACGCGCTGAAAGAGCAGATCGCCAACGACTTTGACGATGCCCGGGACTGGCTGTCCAGGAACGGATCCTGTTGTACAGCGCATTGAAAACCGGCGGCTTCGGCCCACACATTAGTGATTACTGACCCAAACTGACCAAAAGAGCACGCACACAGACCATGAGCGACTATAAGCATACCCTGAATCTGCCGGAAACCGCCTTTCCCATGCGCGGCAACCTGGCCAAGCGTGAGCCGGAAATGCTCAAACGCTGGCAGGATCTGGATGTCTACGGCAACCTGCGCAAGCAGCGCGAAGGGCGGGAAAAGTTCGTTCTTCATGACGGCCCTCCTTACGCCAACGGCAGCATTCACATTGGTCATGCGGTCAACAAGATTCTGAAAGACATGATCGTGAAGTCCCAGGGCTTCATGGGTTATGACGCCCCCTA from Marinobacter sp. LA51 carries:
- the ribF gene encoding bifunctional riboflavin kinase/FAD synthetase, with translation MRLIRGLTNLTLLSRREDSPLAGGCVATIGNFDGVHIGHRTILEQVKEKAASLGLPSVVMVFEPQPREFFQGKEAPPRLMSFRQKFEALTAAGIDYVLCLHFNSRFRRLTSREFIDAVLVNGLGVRHLVVGDDFRFGCDRTGDFMLLREAGESQGFTVENTRTVTIDGERVSSTRIRDRLGLNRLAEAEALLGHAYRITGRVVYGRQLGREIGAPTANILLKRMAPLKGVYVVSTTLDDGLTYDGVANIGLRPTVDGKQPALEVHLFDFAGTLYGRQIDVVFREALREEIKFGSVDALKEQIANDFDDARDWLSRNGSCCTAH